Part of the Vicinamibacterales bacterium genome is shown below.
CTTGAATGGCTACCCCATGGGCAAACAGCCAAGAGCGGGGGAGGAAATTAAAGTGGTGTTGACTACATCGACCATGGCCCAGTAATGGAATCTTGATACAAGAAAACGGTCTGACGCGCAGTGCTACCACCCGTATTCCCGGATCACGGGTTTAGGCGTGTGACCTTCCAGCCGCTATCTTCGCGTTCGTATAACAAACGATCATGTAGCCGGTTTGCCCGACCTTGCCAGAACTCGATCCGTATCGGCCTGACGATATATCCACCCCAGAAGGGTGGCAACGGAACGTCTTGACCTTTAAATTTCTGGTCGAATTCCGTCGTTCTACGAACGAGCTGGTCATAGCTGTTGAGTGAGGCACTCTGCGTGGATGCCCAGGCACCGATCTGACTTCCGCGTGGGCGGGTTCGGAAATATTCGGTTGATTCCTCTTGGCTAGTACGTTCGACACTTCCTTCAATCCGTATCTGACGTTGCAACATGGTCCAGTAACAAATAAGCGCGGCACACGGATTTTCCTCGAGATCGCGGCATTTTCGACTGTCGTAGTTAGTGTAGAAAATGAAACCGCGGGTGTCGAAGCTCTTGAGAAGAACAATACGGGCTGAGGGAGCCCCGTCTTTTGAAGCTGTGGCGAGGGTCATTGCCTCGGGTAGGGCAACGCCAGAAGTCTTGGCGTGTTGGAACCACTCACCGAAGAGACGAAAAGGGTCAAGCCCAGCTTCTTTCTCAGTAAGACCGTGAGTAAGGCTCTTTATGCCTTGGCCGAGAGAGAACACGAGACGAAGTTTGGCGAGTAGCGACATAGGTGCAGCAACACGAAACCACCATTCTAGACCAAACTGAGCACATAGCCCTCGGTCTACCCACGATGGAACGAAATCCTGTGCGACCTGTTTGAGCGAGTGAATTTGAGACCGGTGGTGACAAAAAGGCAGCTGACGACCCCCGACCCTAGTGGATCGTCTTGCTAAAGACCAGCATGCAGGGGTCTATTTTTTCAATCCTGAATGCCGTAGCAGCGCTGCTGTGTCGGGCTCACGGCCCCGGAACGCAGTAAAGACCTCCATGGCGGGTTGACTACCTCCGAGGCTCAGTATGGTGTCACGAAATCTTCGACCGATTCTAGCGATGGCCTGTTCGTCGTCGAGCCCTGCTTCCTCAAAGGCGACGAATGCGTCTGCGCTCAGGACTTCGGCCCATTTGTAGGAAAAGTATCCTGCAGAGTAACCACCGGAAAATATGTGCGTGAAGCTGCAGAGGAATCGGTCCTCAGGGAGTGGTGGCAGGAGACTTGTCCTCGCGGCGATTCCTCGCTGTATATCGAACGCATCACGATCGCCATCGGGTTCGAAGGTGTGGTGTAAGGCTAGGTCGGTGAACCCGAAATGGAGTTGACGCAGCATGAGGCCGCCGGCGCGGTAGTTACGCGCTGCACAAATCTTGTCGTAAAGCGTGTCGGGAAGCGGTTCGCTGGTTTCGTAGTGTCCACTGAGGCCAAGCAGTGTCTTTCGGTGATAGCACCAATTTTCCATGAACTGGCTAGGCAACTCAACAGCGTCGTGTTCGATGTTGTGGATACCCGAGGCGAATCCGTAGTCCACCTGCGTCAGCATGTGCTGTAGTCCGTGGCCGAATTCGTGGAATAGTGTCTCGACCTCTCGGAACCGCATCAGCGACGGTTTTCCGTTCACGGGCGGGCTCTGGTTGCAGACCAAATACGCAACTGGCAGGCGTGGACCTCCATCAGGGTTGCTGAAGAGACGGCTGCGACCTATACACTCATCCATCCAGGCACCACCGCGTTTTTCGCCAGGCCGGCTGTAAGGATCAAGGTAAAAGGCTGCGAGCGGCTTTTTATCTTCACCGATCACCCGAAAGAAGCGCACGTCAGGGTGCCACACGGGTGCTTCGCCATCTGCTT
Proteins encoded:
- the pdxH gene encoding pyridoxamine 5'-phosphate oxidase, yielding MSLLAKLRLVFSLGQGIKSLTHGLTEKEAGLDPFRLFGEWFQHAKTSGVALPEAMTLATASKDGAPSARIVLLKSFDTRGFIFYTNYDSRKCRDLEENPCAALICYWTMLQRQIRIEGSVERTSQEESTEYFRTRPRGSQIGAWASTQSASLNSYDQLVRRTTEFDQKFKGQDVPLPPFWGGYIVRPIRIEFWQGRANRLHDRLLYEREDSGWKVTRLNP